In Xiphophorus maculatus strain JP 163 A chromosome 9, X_maculatus-5.0-male, whole genome shotgun sequence, the genomic window TCTGGGCATAAATGGCAGCTATGATGCAACAGCCTACAGAACAGAAATAACTGACTGGGTGTTTGTACTTTCTAGTGCTGAGTCTCACTGGAGAGCCGTCAGGATTTGGTGGAGCAGCGCTAGCCAAAACCATCtacagcagtggtccccaacctttggTCAAGGCTTGGCCATTTTACTGTGGCCCGGCAGGGAGTGCTATGGGgcggggggaggaggggggaaaCGTCAGACAaggcttctgcatgttggtgtgcCCCCTAAAGCATATGTCACATCgcacaatttaaaattttttgccCCAACTTTCACCTTAAGACAATCTTAGAAGGTTCTGAGTTCTAAGATTGTCACTTGTGATAATTGTAGCCAATTATCCTGCAGTGTGTTACCGCTCCGATCTAAaatcgggcatattcaacatgttgaatTGTCTTGTCCCGACTATCGCAGTATTGTCTTGTCCTGACAATCGCAGTGTGTGGGGTTTGACCGGGAGCGTGAATACAGTCTGTttaatgtgacaggtagccgaTCAGAAAGCGTGGTGACATAAGAAAGGAGGAAAATCCCAAATAGTTGACATCGCGTAACCGAGAGTTCAGTGGACGTcagagatgatatgtggaaagtaacagcataaatgtttattcaacatttcgtACAAGGAATATCAACAGAAATGACAAGGAGAGGAGCTGGAGCGAAACTGgcagttgataaacctggtaacttttcagctatcCATCATTAACGTGAGGTTAAAACAATAAGCCTATTCATTCAGTCAGGGCTtgacgctgacactagccacgtGCATTACATGTACGGTAGATTGTATTAGTGACTagtaaaacacaacattatTTTGTACTACAGCCTGGTTCACAcggcaagattttaaaattagtgtAAGCTACTTATCCATTATTTTGTGGCCATTGTTTTCATTGtaaacatcaaaacaataaaaacataatcataTAATTAAGCCGTGAGGCTAAatgataagataaatctttattgtcattgtcacaagaacaacgaaattcaaaaggtgccatcagtcggtgcacatgcccaaaaacaaaaaataactgtctcacaattcacacacaatgcaagaatcaacaaacaactggcataaaaaaaagaaaaaccgcacactaaataagaacagccacattctcacatacatcatttatgatgattaatggttgtttttgattgcatttagttttgttattgctatcgggtagaaactgtctctgagacggttggttcttgttgctctgtatcttctgcctgaaggcagcagtgtgaacagagaaggtccggggtgagaagtgtcctttgtgatgtgttgtgcttttcttagacagcggtcgctgtgcaggtcctccagtgaggggagagggccgCCAACCACAGAATTAAAACAATCTAAACATAGtgtgagaaaaatgtttacgaaaaaacataactcgcctccaaatcatagtgcagcaaatagggTGGCTGCTCCCTccatcttttatcaaacgccttttctttttgtttcatcttttatcgcttaaaattgtaagtccacaaactatcactgttGCTTCTTCATGGTcatccatgtttgtttattctaaattcatgtaTGGTATTTTGGGGgctttactggattttcttctagAATCGGGATGTTcgtgagtggaatcggttcatgtgtggtgtgttgctcctgctgtgtggctggacacacggACCGATCCAATCTGTTGTACTTTCATCAGTTCtctggtcacagaggtttggaaaatcggccaaCAATTCTTAAATCGTACCGTGTGAACCAGACTTAGAACTCATAAGCTGTACTACTCTCGTCTTgaccactgccctaacgctctctgactctggtcgctatggtaacgtttacacatcccttcaaaataagattcaGATGCGcaacaaaaacgaacattttattttcatgaaaattttaactcacgacAACGACAAATTAATGGGAGTGCTtcgcttgtttctctgcaacgagaCGGTCCCACCTGGGAGTGATGAGAAACAATGacacctgaagtgttgcttatgctcAGGGTGCTTGGTCTCCTCGtggcgaagcagtttgaagcttcattccTTCATTAGCGAACCGGTCGCcgcatatcatgcagagcttggaatgtgggaatcacctactgggataaatccattctcctgtctcttctctgggtcTTTTCAccttcgcaaagaaactttccaaagacatctgttctgtttcttactcattttgcgaGAAGGACCtcactgcagcaaacagaaaggggcggggactgaccactgtcagtctcataccttatttggaaatgggaccattgcactccggaaaTGAAGGAGGCGCcatttcctatattatccgtGGCCTcccattttaattttcttttgaaatctgtgatataccttcacctttaggaaggattttcattCTCAGaatgtatttgaacttctctcttttatttacttcagcacAGCTCAACAAATTCTGTAGCTTTCGgtgtacttctaaatctgctccttagtcGCACCTTTTTGGGCctgatactgcctctagtggcgtgggggtagtaacacaactaatataattacattactaaatcagaataaaacgtctttattatttactattagTTTCGGCATTACTGGCACcgtaaaagataaattatcttATAATTTAATTTGGGCTTTAATTCCACATGCTGCCATTATCTGTGTTGAAACATGAATATGTAACTTATTAGTGTCTGTATGAAATAAGTGGAGGATACTGCTGTCGCCGGCAGCACCATCACTGCTTACCTTCTAGACACTGTCCTTTGAAGAAAACCTTTTGCTCCAACCGAAACTTCTCCAGCTGCTCAGTGGAAGAGAAGTTCAGCTCTCTGGAAACAGCTTTACATTTCAGGATCTTCTTTGGGACACgagcttaaaaaaaagttaattgtcaaaaaattaattaatcacaataaTCTAAAGACAGCTCATTTAAGAAGCAATCCTAAGACTGACTATCTGGTCAAGATGGAGGGACAAGCACATTGGAAACCAGAAACCAGAAGCAGTTTGTTTATGTACCATGTGGAAGAAAGTTAGTGGGAAGTGGTGTTGAATTAATTCAGAATTTATCATGAATAAtttataatgaataaaaacaagttattaAAACTTACATAAAAATGATATGTGCATTACCACCAACAGGACTGCATAACAAATCGCAAGGACCAGGTTCAACAGACtgttgttaaaaatgaaaatttgttttcaatcaacctacctggtaaaataaaggaCAAAACTACTCATGAAGTCCTAAAGACCTGTTAAAAACGACCTTCCAGTTTATTTTAGCTCTCCAGGATTGGAATAAGACACAAGTTCAGAAGTTTTCTGAAGTTGATTTGGCTGTGATTTTTAGTATTACATTAGTTGCATCTCCCATACCACAGCCCACTCGAAATAATTAGTTGCAGACTAATTACTTTGTCTGCAACTAATTATTCCAGGGTAACCCCTGTTCAGGGTAACCCCGCCTCTTGCCAGGTGACAGGCACCAGTGACCTCACTAGAGATACGTGTGTAAGATGGCCGACTGACCGGTCAAATTTTAAGATACAAAATAACTTTGTCTTCAGAGGGTCCCGTGTGTTTTCGAATGTCATCCCAACCTCATTGACTGAGGCTACCTGCTAATCACGTTTCCTATCTTAGCCTAGCAACCAAACTtatgcatttaataaaatatgtactGAGTACATACCTTCATGTTCTACCCCTGGTACAGACAGATCCTCTGTTCCTTGCCACAGCACCTTCCCCGTCTCTGCATCGCGGAGATTCATCCAGTTTCTATTGAGAAAACgttaagcaacaaaaaacaaaaacaacaggaatCCAAAACTCTTAGAAACCATTTCTGCTTTCACAGTGATTTCTCTGGCTTGGAGTTCAAATGAGAGATTGGCAAAGAATCCCACATTCCAAACATCCACCACTGGCCTAATCCAAGTAACTCATTTGATCAACCAGGCTCAGTCCCAGGGTTAAATAATAATGAGTCCATGATGATAGGATGTCCCTAGCCTCAGCTAGTTCACCTCAACAACTACTAGTtcttaccaaaataaaagtctttttcCTTCTCCATGTCTTGATTGGTAGATTTCAGAATCTACTCTCATTAATGAGCTCCACCCTCTCATTTGTTCGTCACATAGCATCTCAAGCCTGCCCTTTACCAGTTTTTACAGGCTTATTTCTctccttattttttttgttttcatattttaattctggcaaatattcaaaatgttctCCAACTGTTCCTGCTTCGACAAAGACAGTCTGGAATGTTAAGAGGAAACATGCTACCTCTCTGATAGAaatcttgtttaatttttcaccaAGGTCTTGTACTGATGATGGGAGAAACTGACCACTGCTCAAAGCTTAACAAAGGTTCTGAACGAGGTTCAGGTCTGAACTCTGTGTGGAAATGCTTCTTCATCCTCCATAAACCACAAATGAAGAgagtgaatattctatatactgaatattttgttgcatgtttcatctattgatattgatcatgtgtctattgCAATATATACTGTTATTTATCATCCAGCCTACTTCATCTGCTCTGAAAGACAGTAAATCTGGACTCAGGTTCCATGAcctttttctgttgctcatGAAATATGGTAGTTTGGTTATCTATAGTGATAATAATGTACACTGATATTGAGGCTGTGTTGGTTTTGTCGAGTGAGAGAGACCTGAACATGAGGTAGTATGCTGCTGCAACAACTTCTACCTACAAACCAAAGGGCTCTGTTTAGGCTCACATTTCTGTCTCAAGGTTTCATCATTTATCTACTAAATTGATTCTCTTCAGCTACTTCTTACATTTATCAGAATTTATTCTCAGTTTACTTGTACAAACCAATCAATTACTTGCACACTTCAGGATGATTGGTTGATCAGAGCACCCtgatctatcagccaatcatcACTGGGGATAGGCAGCAGTCCATCCTGAGACGATAACACGGTCTAGAGCAGGGCTCTCAAACGCCAGTTCTAAAAAATCTCCCACAACTTTTAGTTGTCCCTCTACTGCAGCACACCTGCCTCTGACATCAGTTCATGAGCAGAGCTCTGTAGAGCTGGACAACATGACTTTAGATTATGAAGAATCATTCTTGGTTTATTTGAGGTTAGTTTCCAGCTTCCCTGCTTCCTCTCCAGCAGCTGTTGCAGATACATGAGGAGTTACACATGAAATCTAATGAGCTCCTAGAGACCCCCGTAAAAAATGTATACTGAAAACACTGCAGTTCATTTGTTCTGCAGGCTTTGATTCCACCACAACTACTACCATCTCATCTTCTATGCTCCCTGCATATGAGCCATATCTTTCAGAATAAGATATGGCTCATATCTTATTCTGAAATAGTAAGGTATTTATTATCTTATTATAAATGTCTAGCAGTCGTGCTAGACACCATCAGTAGTGCTGCCGAGCACTGCTGATATTGCTATCAGTAGTGTTtagacagctgcagctcagccaCATGTGGATGTCTGACAAGTTGAAGAGCAGCTACCAGCAAAGTAAATCTGGCTTCAGCAGCATGTTAATCAGGTTGGGTTATCCTGAGCTGTCACTGCAGTCATGCTGCTACAGGTTGTAAGCTGGAATGGAATTAAAGGGAGAGCACCAGCAAATATAAACATCAACTAtctataattttatttttattcagagagaacaaaaatagaaatataaactgCATGTCTATTACCAGAATATCACTAAGTATTTTCCCCAGAAATTAGCTAAGGACTGTCAATCTGATATTCTACATCTGACAGTAAATCAAATTCATcgttataaaaacattttaaactacaACTTCAACAGTATCCTAGTTGTAAGCAAGTATCTCATCAACAAGTCTCTCAGAATTTACATCCAGCAGCCCTAACATACTGAAATCTACTGTTCAGACTTTCCGTGTTCTCTGCGCACCAACAGCAGACTCTACTCCTATTCAAATTTTCCGGATTAGAATTGGGATGGACACCTAATCTCTATCTGAAAGCCCAGAGCAAAAGCTGCTCCTCTCCGCGTCATTCATTATGAATATGAGCGCTTTATGAAGACTAAGTTTATTTACTCAGcgtctcaaaaaaaaaaaacctccctCAACTAAGATTCAGACATTTCAGGCCGATTTAAAGATTTTACCACAACACTTGACAGAACGCTATATTTCACGCTTCAGAGGCACATGGACTCAGAAGTTCAGACAGTCAACAAACCCCAGAAGAGTAAACATGACTGTTAGTTCTGCAGATCTGCCTTCAAGGTGGATCTAACACGCGATCTGTGACTGCCACTTCGGGCTCATTCAACCCAACAAGCTCACTCAAGACAACAACAAGGCCACCAGAAGCAGCCCCACATCCTGCCGACAGGCCACCATTTCCACAGATGAGCCATGGTGAAAAGAGTTGTGAGCAGAGCCGCAGCAGCTCAGCTTACCGAGCTACCTGCTAGCTTACTGCATCCTGAGCCTTACATCACAGCTGATAAAAGGATACAATTTAAAACCCTTTAGTATCTCCTTGGCCCTGTCTTCGTCCGAAGACATTTCGGGAGTGGTTCCTCTTAGCGTTTCACGGATTCTCCagaatttgctttaaaaaaaaaaaagaaaaaaaaagagaacccCCCCCCCACTAAACAGCCGTCAACTTTAGCCGAGCTAACTAAATCTCGTCCTGGAATAGCGGAACCAACAGGCCCAACAATGAACCATGAACAGTTGGACTACAGGATAAATCCGATTCCACTAATGGAATTGGCTAAACACGCTCTGAGTGAACAGACAGTAGCCTCAGCCAATTTACAAGCTATAGCAGCGAGAACGAGCCAATCACAGGCAGAATGTCACAGGTGGGCGGGACGAAATAGATTAACGGGTCATCAGGTTCGACGTCACAACGACGCTGCATTCCTTGGAAAGATaaaatttgaactttaaaatcagGGTGACTTCATTTTGGgtggatttaaaatgtttcaatcacCAGCCTTTCTAGCTGAAGTCACTGAAACATTACAGAGGGAAcaactaataaaatatataacgGACAGAACTCAGTTTTCACATTGAAaccataaaatgacataaattaTATTCCCAATTCCTTTGGACATGAATGAACATGCTAATGAAGGTTTCAAAGCAGAAATTCAAACTACTGAGCATTAGACATCAGAGGTTGGACGATTGGATATcagaggtgtccaaactttttgtcaaatgGGCCAAAATTGTCAATTGAAAAATACTTAAGGGCTACAATTAAACTAAAATCAAGCCACCCAATGGAGACActtgaaatacataaaacttcAGAAAATGAAGCTCCGCTGGAGCAGAAGGTCCTGTTAAATCAGTATAGCAGCAGAAAGAGCGGGGGAAAAGCAGCAAAGAGCctgattaataaatatatatatatatatagagagagagagagagtctcaatataaaacatgattacatttatatttttaaaaaacggaAGGTCTGTGAAGAGGGAATCTTTTTAACCCAACGCCAAAATAATGAGCTGAAAGAACACTGCAGTGACACTGGAAACCTGTCATTGATAAAGGGTGAAGCATACATGAggacaatgttttattttaagaagcCAATTCTCTTTTCAATATAATTGAAAAGAGACGGCGTTGtggaagtcagcagaaaaagacgaaaatataatttgagtcttgttttattctcaatgtcttccaatcaaaaccaaaaatagaatGAAGTAAAACTGTTGGTGCCTTCTCACCTCACCTTCtccccttcacaataaaagtatacATTCGGGTGTGAAATATATGCCGTACATTATATACGCCACAGTGTCATCGTTTTTGCTCCATACACCTGTGTCATATTGACTGAATATAATTccattcaaagaaaaacaagtttgacCCCGTAACAAGACCATTGGGCTTCAGTTACATGATCAATTAAAGCCGCAAAGGGCGTTGGAGGCCCTTGCAGCGAAGCGCGCCTCCGGCCTCGTGGCAACCGTGGGGGTTCCAGCAACACCACGCTCTTGACACCACCAACGCTCTCGTGCAGTTCCCGCAGCCGCCCGCCAGGCGactattaaaaaagaggatcatttaatgctagctttggacaaaacgtttggctcttttcctctttaatcttgcccgggattgacgagtgacgctctccatgggcgacgtgcagcgaccgcgtgctgctaaaacgaaacaacaacaaagcgtgttgacgtcacagatcacagagtttaatctcatacaaaacaatgaacaacaaagctgcagaggaacaaagATAtgcattttatcacaaaataagacacacaagggaagacacacgaaacacataagacagacaaaggcgcccacgtggagtaaaaagatggaaaaaaaactctcccctctccggtgatgacctgaaactataaaccaaaagggtgtttccctatttaatatatgcaaagaaggcgtactgctcttcgaccaattagaactccctcaggcccccaaagaaagttgggacttcctgatttatagcaaaggtgtctgttttttatctaagcagagggcggactaccccgtggtcatctctgcctgatacggaagatccctggcgccaagaagtctctgacccctttcggactgtaaattttattgctctgtgtccgcgggggaggaaaagggccctgctttgttTGAATATCTGCTATTGTgagctcccccatgctccacagaaaactgttccaaataaagtgttggctatccctttacacatgtcgtaagattaagtgtattttagcattaaataatcattttccttaacacGACACACACTGATGTCTTCTGCAGCGCTCCCTGATGATGCACAAGCGCAGTCGAACTGAATTGCAATTTCAAGCTATTGGGCTCTTTAGAAGCCAAGAAAGGTCAAGCCTAACAAGTTTACTGCAAATAGGATAATACATGTATGATTTAGAACAGTCTTTCTTCCAACAGAAAGAAAGACTGTTCTAACTGCTCAGGGTCGATGTCACCAATTGACCACGTGAATGTGATGAGCTCTGGTCTGTGATGATACAAATGAAGTTTGATGGAG contains:
- the pde6d gene encoding retinal rod rhodopsin-sensitive cGMP 3',5'-cyclic phosphodiesterase subunit delta, with product MSSDEDRAKEILKGFKLNWMNLRDAETGKVLWQGTEDLSVPGVEHEARVPKKILKCKAVSRELNFSSTEQLEKFRLEQKVFFKGQCLEEWFFEFGFVIPNSTNTWQSLIEAAPESQMMPANVLTGNVIIETKFYDNDLHVSTSRVRLFYI